One Thermithiobacillus tepidarius DSM 3134 genomic window, TGCCGCGCTCGCGGGCCAGGCGGTAGGCCTCCCCCACCTCGCACTTGCCGCATTCGGTGCAGCCATCCAGATGGCGCCACTTGCACCAGGCCGGCTTGGCGCAGTAGGGCACCAGCATCGCCTGCGCGCGCTCGAGCACGGCGTCGGCAGTCCCGGCGTGCAGCATCAGCGCGTTGGCCTCGGCGACACTCAAGCCCAGGCGCTGGCGCAGGGCGAACTTGTCCAAGGCGAGCTGCAGCACCCGCTGCAGGTCTGCGGCATCGCAACCCAGCAGATCGGCCCGCTGCCTTTGCAGCACGTGCGCCACGCAGGCGCCGGCCAGCGGCACGGGCAGATCCGCCATGGCCGCCTGCAGGGTCTCCAGCAGGGTCGCGGGCCGCAGGTGCAGGTCGGCGGCGAATTCCGCCCAGCGGATGCGTTTGCCTTCGGCATCCAGGGTGACGCGGGCGCGCAGCACGCCGCCCGCCGTCCGCCACAGGGCTTCCAGCGCCTCGCCGCGCGGCTCGCTCCAGTCGATGCGCCGCGCCTCGGCCGCCTCCTGCGCCGGCGTCGGACGCAAGCCGGCGCACAAGTGCGCGTCGGCCGGCTGAAAGCGCAGACCCAGCTCGGCGCCCAGGCCGGCCAGCAAGGACTCCTGCAGCACCGCCGGCGCCGGGCTGCGCCCCAGGCATTGGCCGAGGGTGATCAGCCGTTCGCGCGCGCCGGCCAGCCCCGAGGGAGACAGCTTCTCGGTGGGCACGCGCAAGGCCTGGAGCATGCAGCGCACGTCCGCCTCCAGCAGCAGGAATGCCTGAAACAGCAGCGACTCGCCCTCGCCGGTCAGGAAAGCCGAGGCCAGCTTGCGCCCGCCCACTTCCAGGTCGTTGGGCGCCTTGAAGGCGGCCGCCAGGCCCAAGCGCCGCAGCCCACGGGCCAGGCCCCGGCAGAAGGCCTGCAGCATCGTGCCCATATCCCCGCCGTGCCAAGCCGGCGGGCGCGGGATGATCAGGCTGAGCGCCAGTTGCCCGGCATCCTGGTAAAGGGCACCGCCGCCGCTGGGACGGCGCAGCACCTCGATGCCCTGACGCCGGCAGTAATCCAGGCGCAGCTCGCGGTCCAGGGCCTGATGGCGGCCCACGCTGGCGCTGGGCTGGTAACGGTGGAAACGCAGCAGGTTCGAGCAGTTGCCGAGGGCGTGCTCATGCAGCCACTGGCGGTCGAGAGCCAGGTTCTCGCTGCCGGCCCGCAGGCCGCTGTCCCAGACCCGGACCGGGATGCCGGCGCTCATCGTCCGCCCCCGTGGCCGGCCAGCACCAAGCCCGGCCCGCCGTGCCAGTAGCCGTCGCACGGCACGTCGGGCATTAGCGCCGCCAGCGCCTGCGCCGCCGCGACCGGCGCCAGGCGGCCGTCCAGGGCCTCGCGGAAAAGCCGAATGACGTGCTCCGTGTGCCGGGACTGCGGGCTGAGCCGCAGCACGTCCACACCCAAATCGCGCAGCTCGTCCACCGCTGCGATGAGGTTGTACACCGCGGCGGATTGGGTCTGGGTGCCGTTGAGCACCAGGAAGCCCTGGCCCTCGCGGGTGTGCAGAGTCAGCCCGTCATCCGCCTCCAGGCAGCGGAAACGGCAATCATCCTTGCTCAGATTGTGGTGGCGCGCGGTGAAGCAACGCGCCGAAAAGGCCAGCGGCAGGCGGCCGTAGGCGAAGACCTCCGTCTCCATGGCCGGGCGCTGCCGCTGCAGATGGCCCAGGGCCTCACGCCCCATTTCCACCGGCATCACCCAGCGGCGCGCCCCCAGCCCCGCCAGCCAGGCGAGGGTGGGCGGATTGTAGACGTTGAGATGGGGCCCGGCGACGAAAGGTCGGCCCGCCAGCAGGCGCAGCGCTCCCGTGTCGTTGGCCTCGACGGTGAAGCGCTCCTGATCGGCCAGCGCCCGCATGACCTTGAGGTCGGACTCGGACTCGATCAGGGCCTGGGTGCTCAGCACCACCGCCTTGCCGGCGGCGGCCAGCCGCTCCGCCAGCGCCAGCCAGTCGGGCAGGCGCAGCTCGTGGCGCCGGGAACAGACCACTTCACCGAGATAAACGATGTCCACGGGCGCGGCGGCAATCATCTCGTAGAAATCCAGGAGCCGCTGCCGCGGCCAGTAATACAGGACAGGACCCAGGGCCAGCTTCATGCGCACCTCACTTCCAGGGACGGTGATAGGCGCCAAGGGTGTGCTGCTGCCCCTCGGCCACGCGATCCAGCGCGCGGACCCAGTCCGGCCGCGCGGCATAGCCGGCGGGATCGCGCTTGCACGCGTCGATGGCCACGCGCCACACCCGCGCCACCTGGGCGACGTAGGCCGGGCTGCGCTGCCGCCCTTCGATCTTGATCGCGGCCACGCCCATGCGCAGCATGGCCGGCAACAGCGCCAGGGTGTTGAGGCTGGTCGGCTCCTCGATGGCGTAGTAGGTCTCGCCGTTCACCTGGAAGCGGCCCTTGCACAGGGTCGGGTAGCCGGCGTTCTCGTCCGCCGCGTAGCGGTCGATGAGCACGCCGTTCAGGCGCGACTCCAGGCCCCGGGCGGTGTGCTGCCAGCGCACCATCTTGGCCGGCGAGCAGACGCCGCAGGTATTGGGCGACTCGCCGGTGACGTAGGAGGACAGCGCGCAGCGCCCCTCCACCATGACGCACAGGCTGCCGAAGCCGAACAGCTCGATCTCCACCCGGCTGTGCCGCAGCACCTGCTCGACCTGGGCCAGGGACAGCACCCGCGGCAGCACCGCCCGGCACACCCCGAACTGCTCGTGATAGAAGTTGATCGCCTCGTGATTGGTGGCCGAACCCTGCACGGACAGGTGCAGGCGCAGATCCGGGTAGTTGTCCGCGGCGTAGCGCATCAGGCCCGGGTCGGCCAGGATCACGGCGTCCACGCCGAGCGCCGCCGCCTTGTCGATGGCACCATGCCACTGCTGCCAGTCCGCCGCCTGGGGGTAGGTGTTCAGAGCCAGGAACACCCGGGCGCCGCGATCGCGGGCGTAGCGGATGCCCTCGCGGGCGCCCGCCGCATCGAAGTTCAGGCCGCTGAAGTTGCGGGCGTTGGTGTTGTCGCGAAAGCCGAGATACACGCAGTCGGCGCCGTTGTCCACGGCGGCCTTGAGGGCGGGCAGGCTGCCCGCCGGGCAGACCAGCTCCAGAAGGGCATCAGATGGCACGTTGCGCTTCCTCCTTCATCATTGCGGGTGGGACGAGCTGGCCGCGGCCGCGCCGCTGCAGCTCGCGCTCGATGCCGTTGAGCACCCGCCACTTGCCCACGCACCAGTCGGGAGCCAGCAGCAGCGGCGCCGGCGCCGTGCCGGTCAGCCGGTGGAAGACCACCTGCGCCGGCGTGCGCTGGACCAG contains:
- a CDS encoding lipoyl protein ligase domain-containing protein gives rise to the protein MSAGIPVRVWDSGLRAGSENLALDRQWLHEHALGNCSNLLRFHRYQPSASVGRHQALDRELRLDYCRRQGIEVLRRPSGGGALYQDAGQLALSLIIPRPPAWHGGDMGTMLQAFCRGLARGLRRLGLAAAFKAPNDLEVGGRKLASAFLTGEGESLLFQAFLLLEADVRCMLQALRVPTEKLSPSGLAGARERLITLGQCLGRSPAPAVLQESLLAGLGAELGLRFQPADAHLCAGLRPTPAQEAAEARRIDWSEPRGEALEALWRTAGGVLRARVTLDAEGKRIRWAEFAADLHLRPATLLETLQAAMADLPVPLAGACVAHVLQRQRADLLGCDAADLQRVLQLALDKFALRQRLGLSVAEANALMLHAGTADAVLERAQAMLVPYCAKPAWCKWRHLDGCTECGKCEVGEAYRLARERGMPVTSINNYEHLVATLARMRAQGVQAYVGMCCSNFFIKRHRAFREAGMPALLMDISGSNCYELQQEEQAYAGTFQAQARLEVALLRRVMQGVPGTDRTQSGGVKHEGNDTAGQPAHLAEGHD
- the ubiV gene encoding ubiquinone anaerobic biosynthesis protein UbiV, which translates into the protein MKLALGPVLYYWPRQRLLDFYEMIAAAPVDIVYLGEVVCSRRHELRLPDWLALAERLAAAGKAVVLSTQALIESESDLKVMRALADQERFTVEANDTGALRLLAGRPFVAGPHLNVYNPPTLAWLAGLGARRWVMPVEMGREALGHLQRQRPAMETEVFAYGRLPLAFSARCFTARHHNLSKDDCRFRCLEADDGLTLHTREGQGFLVLNGTQTQSAAVYNLIAAVDELRDLGVDVLRLSPQSRHTEHVIRLFREALDGRLAPVAAAQALAALMPDVPCDGYWHGGPGLVLAGHGGGR
- the ubiU gene encoding ubiquinone anaerobic biosynthesis protein UbiU — encoded protein: MPSDALLELVCPAGSLPALKAAVDNGADCVYLGFRDNTNARNFSGLNFDAAGAREGIRYARDRGARVFLALNTYPQAADWQQWHGAIDKAAALGVDAVILADPGLMRYAADNYPDLRLHLSVQGSATNHEAINFYHEQFGVCRAVLPRVLSLAQVEQVLRHSRVEIELFGFGSLCVMVEGRCALSSYVTGESPNTCGVCSPAKMVRWQHTARGLESRLNGVLIDRYAADENAGYPTLCKGRFQVNGETYYAIEEPTSLNTLALLPAMLRMGVAAIKIEGRQRSPAYVAQVARVWRVAIDACKRDPAGYAARPDWVRALDRVAEGQQHTLGAYHRPWK